A region from the Inhella inkyongensis genome encodes:
- a CDS encoding alpha/beta hydrolase family protein: MKRRLFLLSGAAATLCARGDDAAPPPPWLHEEWEWQDEARERAVPVRIYRPREVQGPLPLVLFSHGIGGSRRGYSYLGQHLAAQGFASLHVQHVGSDRALWGAGSPFGLIGRLQAAAAPSEALNRVRDLRFALDRVLAQPSLALDAGRIAVAGHSYGANTSLLLAGAAVPQADELALADPRIRAAVLISSPPLHGVPEPERALAAVRLPSLHITATADDIVIPGYRSGAHERIALFEAIGSPLKSLAVFEGGSHSVFTDRANTGGVVANPRIKQATKELVAGFLQGVLGDGDLSQLSPWRQRHQELLARWVGPG; the protein is encoded by the coding sequence ATGAAGCGCCGCCTCTTCCTCCTCAGCGGCGCCGCCGCCACGCTGTGCGCGCGCGGTGATGACGCCGCGCCGCCGCCGCCCTGGCTGCATGAGGAATGGGAGTGGCAGGACGAAGCCCGCGAGCGCGCGGTGCCGGTACGGATCTATCGGCCCCGTGAAGTGCAGGGCCCGCTGCCCCTGGTGCTGTTCTCGCACGGCATCGGCGGTTCGCGGCGTGGCTATTCCTACCTTGGGCAGCACCTCGCGGCCCAGGGCTTTGCCAGCCTGCATGTGCAGCATGTGGGCAGTGACCGCGCACTCTGGGGTGCCGGCAGTCCTTTCGGACTAATTGGCCGGCTGCAGGCGGCCGCCGCGCCCTCCGAGGCCTTGAACCGCGTGCGCGATCTGCGCTTTGCGCTCGACCGCGTGTTGGCGCAGCCGTCGCTGGCCCTGGATGCAGGCCGCATCGCCGTGGCTGGTCATTCCTATGGTGCCAACACCAGCCTGCTGCTGGCCGGCGCGGCCGTGCCGCAGGCCGATGAACTGGCTCTGGCCGACCCGCGCATCCGCGCGGCGGTGCTGATCTCCAGCCCGCCCTTGCATGGTGTGCCCGAGCCCGAGCGCGCCCTGGCGGCGGTGCGCCTGCCCAGCCTGCACATCACCGCCACCGCGGACGACATCGTGATCCCCGGCTATCGCAGCGGCGCGCATGAACGCATCGCATTGTTCGAGGCCATCGGCAGCCCGCTCAAGAGCCTGGCGGTGTTCGAAGGCGGCTCGCACTCGGTGTTCACCGACCGTGCCAACACCGGCGGCGTGGTCGCCAACCCGCGCATCAAACAAGCCACCAAGGAGTTGGTGGCGGGCTTCTTGCAGGGCGTGCTGGGCGATGGCGACCTGAGCCAACTGAGTCCCTGGCGGCAGCGCCACCAAGAGCTGTTGGCGCGCTGGGTGGGGCCGGGCTAG
- a CDS encoding recombinase, whose translation MTTALDTLLQPLDAQRPRAESQLALIALVAWLRPGAAEGLDAAAARADYLLQRLQGDAGLRAQIQAYFAALWARVDSASLLAEYGIAQRYSLLRELRRRVALRWLPASADTDQLGALFDLAFVAGDQGWIAALPASTQQGLLALLAPPRAAAQDALRLLATQISATAQDAELRRRLAAPWRQHPPLRNLPEQCAQLLTALQAGDTTAALQQAALLRASLDPAREALASVWPELESQGVSIELVFNIEQLEARLQRFEELLAVSLQGPGAGSALLHRLLECGAEQRGIRPLLARHSALLARLIAERHAETGEHYISRDRGEYWEMLRRAAGGGLVIAGTTFIKFAIGALALSAFWSGFWAGANYAASFVLVMLLHWTVATKQPAMTAPALADSLGQLGPSGNEAQRQQALSAFVDKVAALIRTQMAGILGNVALCAPVVLAAQGLSQLLFGAPLVGEAPAHYALHSLQLWGPSLLFAAFTGVLLFASSLIAGWAENAFVLHRMDSALEWNPRLRRVLGPERCARWAAWWRSHVSGVVANVSLGFLLGLTPALAGFVGLGLEVRHVTLATGQLAAALGALGLPLLHTTEFWLALLCIAGIGLLNVGVSFALAFHVALRSRGIRLRDRRELMQALRQRVRAAPLSFLCPPRA comes from the coding sequence ATGACGACCGCACTGGACACCCTGCTGCAGCCTCTGGACGCGCAGCGCCCGCGTGCCGAGAGCCAGCTGGCCTTGATCGCCCTGGTGGCCTGGCTGCGGCCCGGAGCGGCCGAGGGCCTGGACGCTGCAGCGGCGCGCGCCGACTACCTGCTGCAGCGCTTGCAAGGCGACGCCGGTCTGCGCGCCCAGATCCAGGCTTACTTTGCCGCGCTGTGGGCACGCGTCGACAGCGCCAGCCTGCTGGCCGAGTACGGCATCGCGCAGCGCTATTCACTGCTGCGCGAGCTGCGCCGCCGCGTGGCGCTGCGCTGGTTGCCCGCCAGCGCCGACACCGATCAACTCGGCGCCCTGTTCGACCTGGCCTTCGTGGCCGGCGACCAAGGCTGGATCGCGGCCCTGCCGGCGTCGACCCAACAAGGCCTGCTCGCATTGCTGGCTCCGCCCCGGGCCGCCGCACAGGACGCCCTGCGCCTGCTGGCCACCCAGATCAGCGCCACCGCGCAGGATGCCGAACTGCGCCGCCGCCTGGCCGCACCTTGGCGCCAACACCCTCCCCTGCGCAACCTGCCCGAACAATGCGCCCAGCTGTTGACCGCCTTGCAGGCCGGGGACACCACAGCGGCGCTACAGCAAGCCGCCCTGCTGCGCGCCAGCCTGGACCCAGCACGCGAGGCGCTGGCCAGCGTCTGGCCAGAACTGGAGAGCCAAGGCGTCTCCATCGAGCTGGTGTTCAACATCGAGCAGTTGGAGGCGCGCCTGCAGCGCTTCGAAGAGCTGTTGGCTGTGAGTCTGCAAGGCCCCGGCGCCGGGAGCGCCCTGCTGCATCGCCTGCTGGAATGTGGCGCCGAGCAGCGCGGCATTCGGCCGCTGCTGGCGCGCCACTCGGCCCTGCTGGCGCGCCTGATTGCCGAACGCCACGCTGAGACCGGTGAGCACTACATCAGCCGCGACCGCGGCGAGTACTGGGAGATGTTGCGCCGCGCCGCGGGCGGCGGGCTGGTGATTGCCGGAACCACCTTCATCAAGTTCGCCATCGGGGCGCTGGCACTCAGTGCCTTCTGGAGCGGCTTTTGGGCCGGCGCCAATTACGCCGCCAGCTTTGTGCTGGTGATGCTGCTGCACTGGACGGTCGCCACCAAACAGCCCGCCATGACGGCGCCGGCCCTGGCCGACAGCCTGGGGCAACTGGGGCCCAGCGGCAACGAGGCCCAGCGCCAGCAGGCCTTGAGCGCCTTCGTCGACAAAGTGGCGGCGCTGATCCGCACCCAGATGGCCGGCATCCTGGGCAATGTGGCGCTGTGCGCGCCGGTGGTGCTGGCCGCACAGGGACTCAGCCAACTTCTGTTTGGCGCCCCGCTGGTGGGCGAGGCACCGGCCCACTATGCGCTGCACAGCCTGCAGCTCTGGGGGCCCAGCCTGCTGTTTGCGGCCTTCACCGGGGTGCTGCTGTTTGCCAGTTCCTTGATTGCCGGCTGGGCCGAGAACGCCTTTGTGCTGCATCGCATGGACAGCGCCTTGGAGTGGAACCCACGCCTGCGACGGGTGCTGGGGCCCGAGCGCTGCGCGCGTTGGGCGGCCTGGTGGCGCAGCCATGTGTCGGGGGTGGTGGCCAATGTGTCGCTGGGCTTCTTGCTGGGCCTCACGCCGGCGCTGGCCGGCTTTGTGGGCCTGGGGCTGGAGGTGCGCCACGTCACCCTGGCCACGGGCCAACTGGCTGCCGCCCTGGGTGCTTTGGGGTTGCCCCTGCTGCACACGACCGAGTTCTGGCTGGCGCTGCTGTGCATTGCCGGCATCGGCCTCCTGAACGTCGGCGTGAGCTTTGCGCTGGCCTTCCATGTGGCGCTGCGCTCGCGAGGCATTCGACTCAGGGACAGACGCGAACTGATGCAGGCATTGCGGCAACGAGTACGCGCGGCGCCGTTGAGTTTCCTCTGCCCACCCAGGGCTTAG
- a CDS encoding efflux RND transporter permease subunit has product MLNVSSWSIRRPVPSILLFIMLTVAGLLAFKAMKIQNFPDIDLPTVIVTASLPGAAPAQMETEVARKIENSVASIQGLKHTYTKVYDGVATVAAEFRLEKPTQEAMDDVRDAVARVRSDLPAELRDPVISKMDLAGSPVLVYTLASERRDEEAISWFIDNEVTKKLLAVRGVGGVGRVGGVKREVQVQLDPDRMLALGVSAAEVSRQLKNVQQEAPAGRSTIGGIEQSLRALATVQTAQELAALDIPLMDGRHVRLDQIAKVQDGVAERRSAAHLNGKSVVAFEITRARGAGEVDVMHGVRAALEEIKTANSDLQLVEAFNFVDPVVENYEGSMSLLIEGAVLAVLVVWLFLRDGRATFVSAVALPLSAIPTFLFMHWMGFTINIVTLLSLSLVIGILVDDAIVEIENIMRHLQMGKTPFQAAMEAADEIGMAVIATTFTLIAVFLPTAFMSGVPGKFFVQFGWTAALAVFFSLVVARMLTPMMAAYMLQRPKKEHPEPFWMPTYMRWAKWCLQHRGKTLAGVVAFSVASCAPLFMGAIPGAFIPPDDLSQTQVYLQLEPGSRIEQTVELAEAARERVVKNPHVKLVYTAIGGGAAGSDPFQGSGTPEVRRATLTINLTKRQERPGVTKQMIEKDLRERLGDLTGARINVGFGGSAEKYILVLSGDDGDALLAHATQVEQQLRTLKGIGQVTSSSSLQRPELVLRPDFARAADLGVSTAALADTLRIATAGDYDQLLPKLNLAERQVPVVVKLPDGARADLALIKQLTVPGSKGPVPLQQVADLELTAGPAQIDRFDRARNVNFEIELNGRALGEVAAEADQLPALKNLPSGIQKTVTGDAEAFGELMSSFLLAMGTGVACIYIVLVLLFHAWVQPATILVALVLSIPGAILALFVTQTDLSMPAMIGMIMLMGIATKNSILLIEYAIKARDERGLSQLDALLDACHKRARPIVMTTLAMGAGMLPIALGFGTDPSFRAPMAIVVIGGLITSTFLSLLVVPVVYTWVDDGVAWSMKQMRRWRKPAVVES; this is encoded by the coding sequence ATGTTGAACGTCTCTTCATGGTCCATCCGGCGGCCGGTGCCGTCCATCCTGCTCTTCATCATGCTGACCGTGGCCGGTCTGCTGGCGTTCAAGGCGATGAAGATCCAGAACTTCCCCGACATCGACCTGCCCACCGTCATCGTCACGGCCAGCCTGCCAGGCGCAGCGCCGGCGCAAATGGAAACCGAGGTGGCGCGCAAGATCGAGAACTCGGTCGCGTCCATCCAGGGGCTGAAGCACACCTACACCAAGGTCTACGACGGCGTGGCCACGGTGGCGGCCGAGTTCCGGCTGGAGAAGCCCACACAAGAGGCGATGGACGATGTGCGCGATGCGGTGGCCCGCGTGCGCTCCGACTTGCCGGCCGAGCTGCGCGATCCGGTCATCAGCAAGATGGACCTGGCGGGCTCGCCGGTCTTGGTCTACACGCTGGCCTCGGAGCGTCGGGATGAGGAGGCGATCTCCTGGTTCATCGACAACGAGGTCACCAAGAAGCTCCTGGCCGTGCGCGGCGTGGGCGGCGTGGGCCGGGTGGGCGGTGTGAAGCGCGAGGTGCAGGTGCAGCTCGACCCGGACCGCATGTTGGCCCTGGGGGTGAGTGCGGCTGAGGTCTCGCGCCAGCTCAAGAACGTGCAGCAAGAGGCGCCCGCGGGGCGTTCGACCATCGGCGGCATCGAGCAATCGCTGCGTGCGCTGGCCACGGTGCAGACGGCGCAGGAGTTGGCGGCTCTGGACATCCCGCTGATGGATGGCCGCCATGTGCGTCTGGACCAGATTGCCAAGGTGCAGGACGGTGTGGCCGAGCGCCGTTCGGCCGCGCATCTGAACGGCAAATCGGTGGTGGCTTTTGAGATCACCCGCGCGCGCGGTGCCGGCGAAGTCGATGTGATGCATGGCGTGCGCGCCGCGCTCGAAGAGATCAAAACGGCCAACTCGGATCTGCAACTGGTCGAGGCCTTCAATTTCGTTGATCCGGTGGTGGAGAACTACGAGGGTTCGATGAGTCTGTTGATCGAAGGCGCGGTGTTGGCCGTGCTGGTGGTCTGGCTCTTTCTGCGCGATGGTCGCGCCACCTTCGTCAGCGCGGTGGCGCTGCCGCTATCGGCCATCCCGACCTTCCTTTTCATGCACTGGATGGGCTTCACGATCAACATCGTGACCCTGCTCTCGCTCTCGCTGGTGATCGGCATCTTGGTGGATGACGCCATCGTCGAGATTGAGAACATCATGCGCCACCTGCAGATGGGCAAGACGCCCTTTCAGGCGGCGATGGAGGCGGCCGACGAGATTGGCATGGCGGTGATCGCCACCACCTTCACCCTGATTGCGGTCTTCTTGCCCACGGCCTTCATGAGCGGGGTGCCGGGCAAATTCTTCGTGCAGTTCGGCTGGACGGCGGCGTTGGCGGTGTTTTTCTCGTTGGTCGTGGCGCGCATGCTCACGCCCATGATGGCAGCTTACATGTTGCAAAGGCCCAAGAAGGAGCACCCGGAACCCTTCTGGATGCCGACCTATATGCGTTGGGCCAAATGGTGTTTGCAGCATCGGGGTAAGACCTTGGCCGGTGTGGTGGCCTTTAGCGTGGCCAGTTGCGCACCGCTCTTCATGGGGGCGATTCCCGGCGCCTTCATCCCGCCCGACGATCTGTCACAGACCCAGGTCTATCTGCAGCTGGAGCCGGGCAGCCGCATCGAGCAAACCGTGGAGTTGGCCGAGGCCGCGCGTGAGCGTGTGGTCAAGAACCCGCATGTGAAACTGGTCTACACGGCCATTGGTGGCGGCGCGGCTGGCTCCGACCCCTTCCAGGGCAGCGGCACGCCCGAGGTGCGCCGCGCCACGCTGACGATCAATCTGACCAAGCGCCAGGAGCGCCCCGGCGTGACCAAGCAGATGATCGAGAAGGACCTGCGCGAGCGCCTGGGCGACTTGACCGGTGCTCGCATCAATGTGGGCTTTGGGGGCTCGGCCGAGAAGTACATCCTGGTGCTTTCGGGCGACGACGGCGATGCGCTGCTGGCGCACGCCACCCAGGTGGAGCAGCAGCTGCGGACCTTGAAGGGCATCGGGCAGGTGACGAGCAGTTCCAGCCTGCAGCGCCCCGAGTTGGTGTTGCGGCCTGACTTCGCGCGCGCGGCCGATCTGGGGGTGAGCACGGCTGCCCTGGCCGACACCCTGCGCATCGCCACCGCCGGGGACTATGACCAGTTGCTGCCCAAGCTCAACCTGGCCGAGCGCCAGGTGCCGGTGGTGGTCAAGCTGCCGGACGGCGCGCGGGCCGATCTGGCGCTCATCAAGCAACTCACGGTGCCGGGTAGCAAAGGCCCGGTGCCCCTGCAGCAAGTGGCCGATCTAGAGCTCACTGCTGGGCCGGCGCAGATCGACCGCTTCGACCGTGCACGCAATGTGAACTTTGAGATCGAGCTCAATGGCCGCGCGCTGGGCGAGGTGGCGGCTGAGGCCGATCAGTTGCCGGCACTGAAAAACCTGCCCTCGGGCATCCAGAAGACCGTGACCGGTGATGCCGAGGCCTTTGGCGAGCTGATGTCCAGCTTCCTCTTGGCCATGGGCACGGGGGTGGCCTGCATCTACATCGTGCTGGTGCTGCTCTTCCATGCCTGGGTGCAGCCGGCCACCATCCTGGTGGCCCTGGTGTTGTCCATCCCCGGCGCCATCCTGGCCCTGTTCGTGACGCAGACCGATCTGTCCATGCCGGCCATGATCGGCATGATCATGCTGATGGGCATTGCCACCAAGAACTCCATCCTGCTGATCGAGTACGCGATCAAGGCGCGCGACGAGCGCGGCTTGAGTCAGCTCGACGCCCTGCTGGATGCCTGCCACAAGCGCGCCCGACCCATCGTGATGACCACGTTGGCCATGGGCGCGGGCATGCTGCCCATCGCACTGGGCTTTGGCACCGACCCCTCGTTCCGCGCACCGATGGCCATCGTGGTGATCGGCGGGCTGATCACCTCGACCTTCCTGAGCCTGCTGGTGGTGCCGGTGGTCTACACCTGGGTGGATGACGGCGTCGCGTGGTCGATGAAGCAAATGCGGCGTTGGCGCAAGCCTGCGGTCGTGGAGTCCTGA
- a CDS encoding substrate-binding periplasmic protein — translation MTSHPQKQESARAWRRRICLLAAWAGGVALAQPDPAPASRPILRIYAYHLKPPFLLDKAGRRGLYPALVALLQEHLPQWKLELSYLPRKRLDLLLEAGQLDGAVIGVSPLWFSPEVRAANAWTNALLEDADLLISLRSRPISFAGPKSLRGIRLALPRGYLVPGVNQAIAAGDIQRTEPESEVNAMAMLVRGHADAVVVTELTYRAWLLDNPSWINRLVHDVPPLGRFELGLLVPPRLAGSLQALNEAVSRTRRSRAWEALIASELGPAKEILLAPP, via the coding sequence ATGACCAGTCATCCACAGAAGCAGGAAAGTGCCCGGGCTTGGCGCCGACGAATCTGCCTGTTGGCAGCCTGGGCTGGGGGCGTCGCTCTGGCGCAGCCCGATCCTGCCCCTGCATCCAGGCCGATCCTGCGGATTTATGCCTACCACCTCAAACCACCCTTCTTGCTGGACAAGGCAGGACGACGGGGTCTGTATCCGGCCTTGGTCGCGCTCCTGCAAGAGCATTTGCCTCAGTGGAAGCTGGAGCTGAGCTACTTGCCCCGCAAGCGATTGGATCTGCTGTTAGAGGCGGGGCAGTTGGATGGTGCGGTCATTGGTGTCAGTCCGCTTTGGTTCAGCCCTGAGGTTCGGGCGGCCAATGCCTGGACCAACGCCTTGCTGGAAGATGCTGATTTGCTGATTTCGTTGCGTTCCCGGCCGATCTCATTCGCAGGCCCGAAGTCGTTGCGCGGGATTCGCTTGGCGCTGCCACGCGGCTATCTGGTGCCGGGCGTGAATCAGGCCATCGCAGCCGGGGACATTCAGCGCACAGAGCCTGAAAGCGAGGTGAATGCGATGGCCATGCTGGTTCGCGGGCACGCAGATGCGGTGGTCGTCACCGAGCTGACCTACCGAGCCTGGCTGCTGGACAACCCGAGTTGGATCAACCGCCTGGTGCATGACGTCCCGCCTTTGGGACGCTTCGAATTGGGGCTGTTGGTGCCACCTCGCCTAGCCGGAAGTTTGCAGGCGCTGAATGAAGCGGTCTCCCGAACACGCCGCAGCCGAGCCTGGGAAGCGTTGATCGCCTCAGAGCTCGGGCCTGCCAAGGAGATCCTGCTGGCGCCCCCGTGA
- a CDS encoding FIST signal transduction protein, with product MRHLPMQASAINDCLDQWLLETPAMGVLALVAEPDRAHIPSLQAACGTRGVTLAGAVFPALIVGTGFTQHGVVLLRLPEAMPQALVGELDGPDADTRLLNAARELATTSDHLLLFFDGLLPRIASQVEMLQTQLPGAIDLAGANAGSETFAPTPCLFDAHQLIDRGALFLALPPGQHAALEHGFSEPERAIGGSVSEGNRIARINAAPAIDAYRDLALSQYGVELDRESFYRYGVHYPFGVIRGGDSLTVRIPVEVDLDGALHCIGEIPLDAGILLLRAPAANEGDCMGHLARKLEMGNGAWQRRPLLTFYCAGRRMHLGPGAEQELEILQNRIQAEIQLGALSLGEIGAIRPSDRAQFHNATLVCLPWPQAAP from the coding sequence ATGCGCCATCTGCCGATGCAAGCCAGCGCGATCAACGACTGCCTGGATCAGTGGTTGCTCGAAACACCCGCGATGGGTGTACTGGCCCTGGTGGCGGAACCAGACCGTGCCCACATACCCAGCCTGCAGGCCGCCTGTGGTACCCGCGGCGTGACATTGGCGGGCGCGGTGTTCCCAGCCCTCATCGTAGGTACGGGTTTCACCCAACACGGTGTGGTGTTGCTGCGTCTGCCCGAAGCCATGCCCCAGGCCCTGGTCGGCGAACTGGACGGCCCGGATGCCGACACACGACTCTTGAATGCGGCCCGGGAACTGGCAACGACCAGCGACCACCTGCTGCTGTTCTTCGATGGCCTGCTACCTCGTATTGCCAGCCAGGTGGAGATGCTGCAGACCCAACTACCGGGTGCCATTGACCTGGCCGGAGCCAATGCGGGCAGCGAGACCTTTGCACCTACCCCCTGCCTGTTCGACGCGCACCAACTCATCGACCGCGGCGCCCTGTTCCTGGCCCTTCCGCCTGGCCAACATGCAGCACTGGAGCATGGCTTCAGCGAACCGGAGCGCGCCATCGGCGGCAGTGTGAGCGAGGGCAATCGCATTGCCCGCATCAATGCGGCACCGGCCATCGATGCCTATCGTGATCTTGCGCTGAGCCAATACGGCGTGGAGTTGGACCGCGAGAGCTTCTATCGCTACGGCGTGCACTACCCCTTCGGCGTCATTCGCGGTGGTGATTCGCTGACGGTGCGCATCCCGGTCGAGGTGGACCTCGATGGTGCGCTGCATTGCATCGGCGAGATCCCACTGGACGCCGGCATCTTGCTGCTGCGCGCGCCCGCAGCCAATGAGGGCGATTGCATGGGGCATCTGGCCCGCAAGCTGGAAATGGGAAACGGTGCCTGGCAGCGTCGCCCACTGCTGACCTTTTACTGCGCGGGCCGGCGCATGCATCTCGGCCCCGGAGCCGAGCAGGAACTCGAGATCCTGCAGAACCGGATACAGGCCGAGATCCAACTCGGCGCCCTGTCACTGGGCGAGATCGGTGCGATCCGCCCCAGCGACCGCGCCCAGTTCCACAACGCCACCCTGGTCTGTCTGCCCTGGCCCCAAGCGGCTCCCTAG
- a CDS encoding efflux transporter outer membrane subunit, producing MRLLPLILSLGLTACALTPPAPPPRPNLPAMWQSELPQAELPHAGQTASLVDWWRQFNDAQLLELQAQAQARSPLLAQARARLAQARAQAQMTGAAQQPQLMLQAGAQRAQTLPTLQPSTTLSAQGLASWEWDLFGAQRGQTAAAAARAAASQSQWHEARVSLGAEVALAYLSYRHAQLAADIASQDLQAAERIERAALAAAKAGSLSAAQAAELTVARADAQVGAAAQHSARGQWLQTLALLVADDDAAALGERLGPARLVQAPPLPVPGVPAQALAQRPDLSSAHQLWVASVMELHSAEAQRYPQLSWGALLGEARLRMEGNTLQGQVWSLAPTLSLPLFDGGLRRAQVDGAQAREQEARAALEQAWRSALAEVEDALLGVQRAQKQAEAVMTGIAQWQRLDAVASQRERAGLISASERAQSARQFLAAQRGAYELALARSQAWISLYRRLGGGWTPDNAS from the coding sequence ATGCGACTACTGCCCTTGATCCTCAGCCTGGGCCTCACGGCCTGCGCACTCACGCCACCGGCGCCGCCGCCGCGCCCCAATTTGCCCGCAATGTGGCAGTCTGAGCTACCGCAAGCCGAACTTCCGCATGCCGGCCAGACCGCCAGCCTGGTGGACTGGTGGCGCCAGTTCAACGACGCCCAGTTGCTGGAGCTGCAGGCCCAGGCGCAGGCACGCAGCCCGCTGTTGGCCCAGGCCCGTGCGCGGCTTGCGCAGGCCCGGGCTCAAGCGCAGATGACGGGCGCGGCCCAGCAGCCGCAGCTGATGCTGCAGGCGGGGGCGCAGCGCGCGCAGACCCTGCCCACCTTGCAGCCCAGCACCACCCTGAGTGCCCAGGGCCTGGCGAGTTGGGAGTGGGACCTTTTCGGCGCCCAGAGGGGGCAGACGGCCGCCGCCGCCGCCCGCGCTGCGGCCAGCCAGTCGCAGTGGCATGAGGCTCGCGTGAGTTTGGGCGCCGAGGTGGCCCTGGCCTATCTGAGCTATCGCCATGCGCAGTTGGCCGCCGACATCGCCAGCCAGGATCTGCAAGCGGCCGAGCGCATCGAGCGCGCCGCCCTGGCGGCCGCCAAGGCCGGCAGCCTGAGCGCGGCCCAAGCCGCCGAATTGACGGTGGCCCGGGCCGATGCGCAGGTGGGCGCCGCCGCCCAGCACAGCGCTCGCGGCCAGTGGCTGCAGACCCTGGCCCTGCTGGTGGCCGATGACGACGCGGCCGCCCTGGGCGAGCGGCTGGGGCCGGCCCGCTTGGTGCAGGCCCCGCCGCTGCCGGTGCCCGGCGTGCCAGCCCAGGCCCTTGCGCAGCGGCCTGATCTGAGCAGTGCCCATCAACTCTGGGTGGCCAGCGTGATGGAACTGCACAGTGCCGAGGCGCAGCGCTATCCGCAGCTCAGCTGGGGCGCTCTGTTGGGCGAAGCCCGGCTGCGGATGGAGGGCAATACGCTCCAGGGTCAGGTCTGGTCCCTGGCCCCCACGCTCAGCCTGCCCTTGTTCGATGGCGGCCTGCGCCGCGCCCAGGTCGATGGCGCCCAGGCTCGTGAACAAGAGGCGCGTGCGGCGCTGGAGCAAGCCTGGCGCAGCGCGTTGGCCGAGGTCGAGGACGCCCTGCTCGGTGTGCAGCGCGCCCAAAAGCAGGCCGAGGCGGTGATGACCGGCATTGCCCAGTGGCAGCGCCTGGACGCCGTGGCCTCGCAGCGCGAACGCGCCGGCCTGATCAGTGCGTCGGAGCGCGCCCAGTCCGCGCGGCAGTTCCTGGCCGCGCAGCGCGGTGCTTATGAGTTGGCGCTGGCGCGCAGCCAGGCCTGGATTTCTCTCTACCGCCGCCTGGGTGGCGGCTGGACCCCGGACAACGCTTCCTGA
- a CDS encoding efflux RND transporter periplasmic adaptor subunit — protein MTMQKTSLSLALLMLPVLLTPLAQAQDAKAGANPPAAAAKPALNVRLVSAQTQSWPLTLAATGTLAAWQEVVVASETGGLRLARVEAQVGDRVKKGQLLAQLGTATLEAELAAQRAALQEGEVAARDAQAQADRTKSLAGSDAVSPQQLDQAAAAAAAAQARVAALKAQARSAELRLAQAQVLAPDDGVIATREAVLGAVAQPGQELFRLIRQGRLEWRAEVPAPDLAALRAGQSVRITPAGGGALEGRVRVVAPKVDAQTRNGLVYVDLLNPGTARAGMFARGEFQLQTGSVTALPQAAVLLRNGFAYVFKVDKDQRARQHKVELGRRQGDAVEIKSGLQAGEAVVAQGLGFLADGDLIKVVK, from the coding sequence ATGACGATGCAGAAAACTTCTCTGTCCCTGGCCTTGCTGATGTTGCCGGTCTTGCTGACACCCCTGGCCCAGGCACAGGACGCCAAAGCGGGTGCCAACCCTCCTGCCGCCGCCGCCAAACCGGCTCTGAATGTGCGCCTGGTGTCGGCTCAGACCCAGAGCTGGCCCCTGACCCTGGCCGCCACCGGCACCTTGGCTGCTTGGCAAGAGGTGGTGGTGGCCAGCGAGACCGGCGGCCTGCGCCTGGCCCGTGTCGAAGCTCAGGTGGGTGACCGCGTCAAGAAGGGCCAGCTGCTGGCTCAGCTTGGCACGGCCACGCTGGAAGCCGAACTGGCCGCCCAGCGCGCCGCATTGCAAGAAGGCGAGGTGGCGGCGCGCGATGCGCAGGCCCAGGCCGATCGCACCAAGAGCCTGGCCGGCAGCGATGCGGTGTCGCCGCAGCAGCTCGACCAAGCCGCCGCTGCAGCCGCCGCCGCGCAGGCCCGGGTGGCAGCGCTGAAGGCGCAGGCGCGCAGCGCTGAGCTGCGCCTGGCCCAAGCCCAGGTGCTGGCGCCCGATGACGGCGTGATCGCGACCCGCGAGGCGGTACTGGGCGCCGTGGCGCAGCCCGGCCAAGAGTTGTTCCGTTTGATCCGCCAAGGCCGTCTGGAATGGCGCGCCGAGGTGCCGGCTCCCGACCTGGCGGCCTTGCGAGCCGGCCAGAGCGTGCGCATCACCCCGGCGGGTGGGGGGGCGCTGGAAGGTCGGGTGCGCGTGGTGGCACCCAAGGTGGATGCGCAAACGCGCAACGGTCTGGTCTATGTCGATCTGCTCAACCCGGGCACTGCGCGCGCTGGCATGTTCGCGCGCGGCGAGTTCCAGCTGCAGACCGGCTCGGTGACGGCCCTGCCGCAAGCCGCCGTGCTGCTGCGCAACGGCTTTGCCTATGTGTTCAAGGTGGACAAGGACCAGCGCGCGCGCCAGCACAAGGTGGAGCTGGGCCGGCGCCAGGGTGATGCGGTGGAGATCAAGAGTGGGCTGCAGGCCGGCGAGGCTGTGGTGGCTCAGGGCCTGGGTTTCCTGGCCGATGGCGACCTTATCAAGGTGGTCAAGTAA